From a region of the Leptospira kmetyi serovar Malaysia str. Bejo-Iso9 genome:
- a CDS encoding GlmU family protein, whose product MSKIQRILIDEREVPAGLRSLTRIRSFSEIRNGILNSLQRTKELYPDAKIFYAHSNPAFQQAFLERNPKLSAYDEKDVDLVLSPESCLPWNLIDGTAKNIEADLELSRDVQKWIRKLKVKSNHFHVVGKSKHLHVHPSAKVYPGVVFDTTNGPIVVDKDAKITSFTFIEGPVYIGPNSHIDNARITGATSIGSTCRIGGEVGTCLIGDFTNKHHEGFLGHSILGSWVNIGALATTSDLKNNYGVVKIREEQDECITGSIKFGSVIADYCKIAIGVMLNTGTVVDFGSNVVASRIGGYVSPFTWAESGQPYILDLFLRDARKIMARRNRELTLSETELIRILYESKVKK is encoded by the coding sequence ATGTCGAAGATTCAGAGAATTCTCATCGACGAAAGAGAGGTTCCGGCGGGTTTAAGATCCCTAACGAGAATCCGATCTTTTTCCGAGATTCGAAACGGAATTCTCAATTCGCTCCAAAGAACGAAGGAGCTGTATCCGGACGCAAAGATATTCTATGCGCATTCGAATCCGGCGTTTCAACAGGCGTTCTTGGAAAGAAATCCGAAACTTTCCGCATACGACGAAAAGGACGTGGATCTCGTTTTATCTCCGGAATCCTGTCTTCCTTGGAACCTGATCGACGGAACGGCGAAGAACATCGAGGCCGATCTCGAACTCAGCAGAGACGTTCAGAAATGGATTCGAAAACTGAAAGTGAAATCGAATCACTTTCACGTGGTCGGAAAATCGAAACATCTTCACGTTCATCCTTCCGCAAAAGTTTATCCGGGAGTCGTTTTCGATACGACCAACGGACCGATCGTCGTCGACAAAGACGCGAAGATCACATCTTTCACTTTTATAGAAGGTCCGGTTTATATAGGACCGAATTCCCATATCGACAACGCGAGAATTACCGGCGCAACAAGCATCGGTTCGACTTGTAGAATCGGCGGAGAAGTTGGAACCTGTTTGATCGGAGACTTTACGAACAAACATCACGAAGGATTTTTAGGACATTCCATTCTCGGGAGTTGGGTGAACATAGGCGCGCTTGCGACCACGTCCGACTTAAAGAACAACTACGGTGTCGTAAAAATCAGGGAAGAACAAGACGAATGTATCACCGGTTCCATCAAGTTCGGCTCCGTGATCGCGGACTATTGTAAGATCGCGATCGGAGTTATGCTGAACACGGGAACCGTGGTCGACTTCGGGTCAAACGTCGTCGCTTCCAGAATCGGCGGATACGTTTCTCCATTTACCTGGGCGGAATCGGGACAACCTTATATTCTCGATCTGTTTTTAAGGGACGCTCGCAAAATTATGGCGAGAAGAAACAGAGAACTCACGTTATCCGAAACCGAACTGATCCGCATTCTATACGAATCAAAAGTAAAAAAATAA